The following are encoded in a window of Echeneis naucrates chromosome 19, fEcheNa1.1, whole genome shotgun sequence genomic DNA:
- the mrpl27 gene encoding large ribosomal subunit protein bL27m isoform X2: protein MAALMSLILKPRAGLLVPGQSFLLEPVRFASKKAGGSCKNTGGKSPGRRYGFKKQDGNFVHAGNILATQRMMRYHPGAHVGIGTNKTLFALEDGYVRFTKDVYIPEPRSRNTTRIITKLPQGAVLYKTFINVLPLKQEGKFKLVDMV, encoded by the exons ATGGCGGCGCTGATGTCCTTGATACTGAAACCTCGAGCAG GTCTGTTGGTGCCGGGGCAGTCCTTTCTACTGGAACCTGTGAGGTTCGCCTCAAAGAAGGCCGGTGGTAGCTGCAAGAACACCGGAGGAAAGAGCCCTGGTCGGAGATACGGCTTCAAGAAGCAGGATG GTAACTTTGTCCATGCTGGTAACATCCTTGCAACACAGAGGATGATGAGGTATCACCCTGGAGCTCAT GTGGGGATAGGAACCAACAAGACTCTGTTTGCTCTGGAGGATGGCTACGTCAGATTCACCAAGGACGTCTACATCCCAGAACCCCGCAGCCGGAACACCACACGGATCATCACCAAACTGCCACAAGGAGCTGTACTCTACAAGACCTTCATCAATGTTCTGCCACTCAAACAGGAGGGAAAGTTTAAACTGGTGGACATGGTTTAA
- the mrpl27 gene encoding large ribosomal subunit protein bL27m isoform X1, translating into MSSLNRLGLKLDVSVSPHELVSGLLVPGQSFLLEPVRFASKKAGGSCKNTGGKSPGRRYGFKKQDGNFVHAGNILATQRMMRYHPGAHVGIGTNKTLFALEDGYVRFTKDVYIPEPRSRNTTRIITKLPQGAVLYKTFINVLPLKQEGKFKLVDMV; encoded by the exons ATGAGTAGTTTGAATAGGTTAGGATTAAAATTGGATGTTTCTGTGAGCCCACATGAACTGGTTTCAGGTCTGTTGGTGCCGGGGCAGTCCTTTCTACTGGAACCTGTGAGGTTCGCCTCAAAGAAGGCCGGTGGTAGCTGCAAGAACACCGGAGGAAAGAGCCCTGGTCGGAGATACGGCTTCAAGAAGCAGGATG GTAACTTTGTCCATGCTGGTAACATCCTTGCAACACAGAGGATGATGAGGTATCACCCTGGAGCTCAT GTGGGGATAGGAACCAACAAGACTCTGTTTGCTCTGGAGGATGGCTACGTCAGATTCACCAAGGACGTCTACATCCCAGAACCCCGCAGCCGGAACACCACACGGATCATCACCAAACTGCCACAAGGAGCTGTACTCTACAAGACCTTCATCAATGTTCTGCCACTCAAACAGGAGGGAAAGTTTAAACTGGTGGACATGGTTTAA
- the eme1 gene encoding crossover junction endonuclease EME1: MGSYGDSSSDPDEELPVFDFLSQASNCRKDKQCLLELGAEDVVVSSSVKGNAGTYTRRADVMMISDSDEDVPYVPLAQRLKQRKDNVISASSAVTNGEDAEQHLPSNLACSQLSCQNGFSESEPPLRWASDGPEEAMAVPQPLLSPDPFASTESTDTFPNKKNPEKWTVEEIQASRDRDRQQREKEVLRQDKEKQKAERKALAEAAKALRPDECIKHMVVAVDPALLQLEGGATLLASVQALGCSCAIEKQPIPRSVSWMRRAPCAQGGDGPCAPEPQVVMQMTVDDFTTLIHSYVQEERHGWSDSGPTLTLWVQQQQRNNPGKTLSLVVIDMEKYFRSQKSQNQKRLREVAAKEQQGGGRGRKRRKNGDAEVQPQVSRVEVEEAVVHLQLHTGVSVRFLPMWKDFADHITMTTKAVAEAPFKQDREKTSFSFYLESEWAGGQRVDKAGKGLLQVWKRQIQQFNRVSPDMASAILAAYPSPQLLQKAYRLCRTEREKTLLLSDLLIRRGEGVTSTTRRVGPELSKRFFLLMNATDPEQSLDSNA, encoded by the exons ATGGGCAGCTATGGTGACTCCAGTAGTGACCCAGATGAAGAGCTGCCTGTGTTTGACTTCCTGAGCCAAGCCTCAAACTGCCGCAAAGACAAACAGTGCCTGCTGGAATTGGGTGCGGAGGATGTAGTTGTCTCCTCCTCAGTGAAGGGTAATGCAGGCACATACACAAGAAGGGCTGATGTAATGATGATCAGCGATTCTGATGAAGATGTACCATATGTCCCTCTGgcacagaggctcaaacagAGAAAGGACAATGTGATTAGTGCCTCCTCCGCTGTCACTAATGGGGAAGATGCTGAGCAGCATTTGCCTTCCAATCTGGCCTGTTCACAGCTCTCCTGCCAGAATGGCTTTTCAGAATCCGAGCCCCCGCTCCGTTGGGCCTCAGATGGCCCAGAGGAGGCAATGGCTGTCCCTCAGCCATTGCTTTCTCCAGATCCTTTCGCCAGCACAGAGAGCACTGACACGTTTCCCAACAAGAAGAATCCTGAAAAGTGGACTGTGGAGGAGATCCAGGCCtccagggacagggacaggcagcagagggagaaagaggtgCTCAGacaggacaaagagaaacagaaggcagagaggaaaGCTCTGGCAGAAGCTGCCAAGGCCCTGAGGCCGGATGAGTGTATCAAGCACATGGTAGTGGCTGTGGACCCAG cTCTTTTACAACTGGAAGGAGGCGCAACTCTGCTGGCGTCAGTGCAAGCCCTGGGCTGCAGTTGTGCCATAGAGAAACAACCTATTCCACGCAGCGTCAGCTGGATGAGGCGGGCTCCCTGTGCACAg GGAGGTGATGGACCATGTGCGCCAGAGCCCCAGGTTGTGATGCAGATGACAGTTGATGACTTCACCACTTTGATCCACAGCTACGTGCAG GAAGAGAGACATGGCTGGTCAGACTCTGGTCCCACTCTTACGTTGTGggtgcaacagcagcagaggaataaCCCTGGGAAGACCCTCAGTCTGGTGGTCATCGATATGGAGAAATACTTCAG ATCACAGAAGTCACAGAACCAGAAAAGGCTTCGAGAGGTTGCTGCAAAAGAAcaacagggaggaggaagagggaggaagaggaggaagaatggTGACGCTGAGGTGCAGCCTCAGGTCTCAAGAGTCGAAGTAGAGGAG GCAGTGGTGCATCTCCAGCTACACACTGGGGTCTCTGTCCGCTTCTTGCCAATGTGGAAGGACTTTGCAGATcacatcaccatgacaaccaaagCTGTTGCAGAGGCGCCTTTCAA GCAGGACAGGGAGAAGACAAGCTTCTCCTTCTACCTGGAGAGTGAATGGGCAGGGGGCCAGCGGGTGGATAAAGCTGGTAAGGGACTGCTGCAGGTGTGGAAGAGACAGATCCAGCAGTTCAACAGAGTCAGTCCAGACATGGCGTCAGCCATCCTGGCAGCCTACCCTTCcccccagctgctgcagaag GCGTACCGTCTGTGCAGGACAGAGCGTGAGAAGACCTTGCTGCTCTCCGACCTCCTCATCCGCAGGGGAGAGGGCGTGACCTCCACCACTCGGCGGGTTGGTCCGGAGCTTTCCAAACGCTTCTTCCTCCTGATGAACGCTACTGACCCTGAGCAGTCACTTGATTCTAATGCTTGA